In the uncultured Methanobacterium sp. genome, one interval contains:
- a CDS encoding 4Fe-4S binding protein → MIISTEQCGYCGACAAVCPQNILELSGMEIITHPGCENCNLCRVVCPMGAINDD, encoded by the coding sequence ATGATAATTTCTACTGAACAATGTGGATATTGCGGAGCATGTGCAGCAGTTTGCCCCCAGAATATTCTGGAACTTTCAGGAATGGAGATCATCACCCATCCTGGTTGTGAAAACTGCAATTTATGCAGGGTAGTTTGTCCAATGGGGGCCATTAACGATGACTAA
- a CDS encoding NAD(P)/FAD-dependent oxidoreductase gives MTKLNYDVVVVGGRIGGSTASLFASKNGLDVLMIEKNQEIGTPVQCAEATSSSTFKTLEMEPSSKYVCNEIKGADVYAPDGTHGHLEGGYAEGFILERKLFDKQLAIESAKAGTDIMVKTTAKDLIHRNGKICGVVAKHMGSTIEIEADLVIAADGIESRLAKMAGLKTHQTPQSLCSCAQYEMVGVECDPQYLQFYFGQKIAPGGYVWIFPKGDGIANVGVGIRSDTKTAYSFLKKFTSTMDATPVELNMGGVPVQGPVQRTYADGLMVVGDAAGQVEPFTGGGIHVTAHCARIAGEVAAEAIENENTSGNFLKNYEKRWKKEVGGDLKQSLKYRKIMDKLTDEEMNILAKFLKEQDLESISKMSVLGFVRDYPQFLKLLKDIL, from the coding sequence ATGACTAAACTTAATTATGACGTGGTGGTTGTAGGCGGACGTATTGGAGGTTCTACTGCATCATTATTTGCATCTAAAAATGGTTTAGATGTGCTAATGATTGAAAAAAATCAGGAAATAGGAACTCCGGTGCAGTGTGCAGAGGCCACAAGTTCCAGCACGTTTAAAACCCTGGAAATGGAACCTTCCTCCAAGTACGTCTGTAATGAAATTAAAGGAGCTGATGTATACGCTCCTGATGGTACACATGGCCATCTAGAAGGGGGATATGCAGAAGGATTCATTTTAGAGAGGAAATTATTCGATAAACAGCTTGCCATAGAATCAGCCAAAGCAGGGACGGATATCATGGTAAAAACCACTGCCAAAGATCTCATCCACAGAAATGGGAAGATTTGTGGAGTGGTTGCCAAGCATATGGGCAGTACCATTGAGATTGAAGCAGACCTGGTAATTGCTGCCGACGGAATAGAATCCAGGCTAGCCAAAATGGCAGGACTTAAAACTCATCAGACCCCCCAGAGTCTTTGTTCATGTGCACAGTACGAGATGGTGGGCGTGGAGTGTGATCCCCAGTATCTTCAATTTTATTTTGGTCAAAAAATAGCTCCAGGCGGATACGTGTGGATATTTCCCAAGGGGGATGGCATCGCCAATGTGGGCGTGGGCATCAGGAGTGATACCAAAACTGCATACAGTTTCCTTAAAAAATTTACATCAACCATGGATGCTACTCCAGTTGAACTTAACATGGGCGGAGTTCCAGTTCAGGGGCCGGTGCAGCGAACTTATGCAGATGGTCTAATGGTAGTGGGAGATGCTGCTGGACAGGTTGAACCATTTACTGGCGGAGGGATTCATGTTACTGCACACTGCGCCCGTATTGCCGGTGAAGTGGCAGCAGAAGCCATTGAAAATGAAAACACTTCTGGAAATTTTTTGAAAAACTATGAAAAACGCTGGAAAAAAGAAGTTGGTGGCGATCTAAAACAATCCCTCAAGTATCGTAAAATAATGGATAAACTGACTGATGAAGAAATGAATATTCTGGCAAAATTCCTTAAAGAACAGGACCTGGAATCAATCTCCAAAATGTCGGTGCTTGGTTTTGTACGTGACTACCCCCAATTTTTAAAACTTTTAAAGGACATACTATAG
- a CDS encoding HEAT repeat domain-containing protein → MDSDVNVEYLEEEQDVEGLIRALKDQDYLTRKEAARALKKVGDERAVPALIEALRYKSWHSDYIILSSVRENSAEALGKIGDTRAIPALIDSMKDDPDEEVRLKATWALGELGDQEAVDALITALEDKNWGVRRTAANALGMIGDDRAVPYLIKALEDNDWHVRKYAAVSLGKMQDKRAIPVLLEAMDDEDADVRWKAMLALGKLGESAVPPLIKTLKNKNWRVRSKSAEVLGKIGGADALHALISLLVGRTTDKNRHVRGKAAEALGRIGDEQGLEALKNAQKDEYKYVRDKADISIQKILKPKKEVRILNYDNGEVSLDYSEHWEMINTSDAKKVLRGLYANNSITLSLNRNTDVAEISSQEFAEMLKDVFRIQGSEVVDERGFEKYGMEIYEIYGENHEVTPTSILIVSFKKNNLLYYLWFVGDPVAFQDASEDVEIMVDSFYIYG, encoded by the coding sequence ATGGATTCTGATGTGAATGTTGAATACCTGGAAGAAGAACAAGATGTGGAGGGTTTGATAAGAGCCCTTAAAGACCAGGATTATCTCACCAGGAAAGAAGCAGCCCGTGCTTTAAAGAAAGTAGGGGATGAAAGGGCAGTGCCTGCCCTCATAGAAGCTTTACGTTACAAGAGCTGGCACTCGGATTACATTATCCTCAGTTCAGTTAGGGAAAATTCAGCAGAAGCTCTGGGAAAGATAGGGGATACTAGGGCTATTCCCGCTCTGATTGATTCCATGAAAGATGATCCTGACGAGGAAGTTCGGTTAAAAGCAACATGGGCTCTGGGAGAATTAGGTGACCAAGAGGCAGTGGATGCATTAATCACTGCCCTGGAAGATAAAAACTGGGGTGTGAGAAGAACCGCAGCCAATGCTCTGGGAATGATTGGTGATGATCGTGCCGTGCCTTACCTCATCAAAGCCCTGGAAGATAATGATTGGCACGTGCGTAAATACGCCGCAGTATCCTTAGGAAAAATGCAAGATAAACGGGCTATTCCAGTTCTCCTGGAAGCAATGGATGACGAGGATGCAGATGTGCGGTGGAAGGCCATGCTGGCCCTGGGAAAACTGGGTGAAAGTGCAGTACCACCACTCATTAAAACTCTTAAAAACAAAAACTGGAGAGTAAGGTCCAAATCAGCCGAAGTTTTAGGTAAAATAGGCGGTGCGGATGCTCTCCATGCTTTAATTAGTCTTTTAGTTGGCAGAACAACTGATAAAAACCGTCACGTGAGGGGTAAAGCTGCCGAAGCCCTGGGAAGAATTGGAGATGAGCAGGGACTTGAAGCCCTAAAAAATGCTCAAAAAGATGAATATAAATACGTGAGAGATAAAGCAGACATATCCATCCAAAAAATTCTTAAACCAAAGAAAGAAGTTCGTATTTTGAATTATGATAATGGAGAGGTGTCTCTGGACTATTCTGAGCACTGGGAAATGATCAACACCTCTGATGCCAAGAAAGTGCTCCGTGGCCTCTATGCCAACAATTCCATAACTCTATCCCTTAACCGAAATACAGATGTAGCGGAAATATCATCACAGGAGTTTGCAGAGATGCTCAAAGACGTTTTCCGTATTCAGGGTAGTGAAGTAGTTGATGAAAGGGGTTTTGAAAAGTATGGGATGGAAATCTACGAGATTTATGGAGAAAACCACGAGGTAACCCCCACCAGCATCCTAATTGTTTCCTTTAAAAAGAATAATTTACTGTATTATCTGTGGTTTGTAGGAGATCCAGTTGCTTTCCAGGATGCAAGTGAAGATGTAGAAATTATGGTGGATAGTTTCTATATTTACGGTTAA